From Bacteroidota bacterium, one genomic window encodes:
- a CDS encoding diaminopimelate epimerase: MNLVFEKYHGTGNDFILMDDRENKLQLSREQIEFLCHRRFGIGADGLLLLRTNDSYDFEMVYYNSDGLPGSMCGNGGRCIAAYAFKNGIVKSNMRFLAADGPHEAEIISSDPMEVRLQMSDVSFIEKSPDFYFLDTGSPHVVKFLQDIDKLDVVAEGRKVRNNDRFREKGTNVNFLEDKGAEIFVRTYERGVEDETLSCGTGVTASALAAAMKGILKPGSESCNVRTPGGLLRVHFNSTETGFNQVYLQGPAQFVFAGTVKL; the protein is encoded by the coding sequence ATGAATCTGGTTTTTGAAAAATATCATGGTACAGGTAACGATTTTATCCTTATGGACGATCGTGAGAATAAATTACAACTTTCAAGAGAGCAGATTGAATTTCTCTGTCACCGCCGATTTGGAATAGGAGCGGATGGTTTGCTTTTGTTACGAACCAATGATTCTTACGATTTTGAAATGGTTTATTACAATTCCGATGGTCTGCCCGGTTCCATGTGTGGAAATGGTGGAAGATGCATCGCCGCTTACGCTTTTAAAAATGGAATTGTAAAAAGTAATATGCGATTCCTTGCAGCTGACGGTCCACATGAGGCTGAAATCATTTCATCAGATCCAATGGAAGTTCGGTTGCAAATGAGTGATGTTAGCTTCATTGAAAAAAGTCCCGACTTCTACTTTCTGGACACCGGGTCACCCCATGTGGTTAAATTCCTACAAGACATTGATAAGTTGGATGTGGTTGCTGAAGGAAGGAAAGTTCGTAACAATGATCGCTTCCGTGAAAAGGGAACCAACGTAAATTTTCTGGAAGATAAAGGAGCTGAAATTTTCGTTCGTACCTATGAGCGTGGAGTAGAGGATGAGACACTTTCCTGTGGAACCGGAGTGACTGCATCCGCATTAGCCGCAGCGATGAAGGGGATACTGAAACCAGGCTCAGAAAGTTGTAACGTCAGAACACCGGGAGGTTTGCTCCGGGTCCATTTTAACTCAACAGAAACGGGATTTAATCAGGTGTATCTCCAGGGTCCTGCACAATTTGTATTTGCCGGTACAGTGAAGTTATAA
- a CDS encoding sigma-70 family RNA polymerase sigma factor produces the protein MAKYSNEEIISAIINGQEDVLFYLNRKYFETARRWLRRKGIQDSKTPEIFSAILVRVYREIQQSRISANMPFEPYLFNALKEQLREEKILRKENKLLLNPVYTDNQKEIVSDCVSIMDPDSRRLLAARYAEKLSYEQIAARYEYSNPVIAQFEVNKAMTQLEGIARARLNISSN, from the coding sequence ATGGCGAAGTATTCTAACGAGGAAATCATCTCTGCAATCATCAACGGACAGGAAGACGTTTTGTTTTACCTGAACCGAAAATACTTTGAAACCGCCCGTCGCTGGTTGCGGCGAAAAGGCATTCAGGATTCAAAAACACCTGAAATATTCTCAGCTATTCTTGTACGTGTTTATCGTGAAATCCAGCAAAGCAGGATTTCTGCAAATATGCCTTTTGAACCGTATCTTTTTAATGCATTGAAAGAGCAATTGCGTGAAGAGAAAATTCTCAGGAAAGAAAATAAATTATTGCTCAACCCAGTGTATACTGACAACCAGAAAGAAATTGTTTCCGACTGCGTCAGCATCATGGATCCGGATAGTCGTCGGCTTCTCGCTGCACGATACGCTGAAAAACTCAGTTATGAGCAAATAGCAGCGCGCTATGAATATAGCAACCCTGTTATTGCTCAGTTTGAAGTCAATAAGGCAATGACCCAACTGGAGGGAATCGCCCGTGCCCGTCTAAATATTTCCTCTAACTAA
- a CDS encoding Do family serine endopeptidase produces MIRQFKKAISFLLIAGLGGAAGAYIYSSSSSTGFSISQKNNSSNAGVQYVNMPNAVDAALPDFTKAADMTVHAVVHVKTFYANKNMGFSPFGYNPFDFWGRPQQAPQQESSGSGVIITDDGYIVTNNHVVENAEKVEVTMNDNRTFNAKVVGTDPSTDLALLKIDEKGLPYVPYGNSDILKVGEWVMAVGNPFNLTSTVTAGIVSAKARNIGILPDQFKIESFIQTDAAVNPGNSGGALVNTRGELVGINSAIASNTGSYTGYSFAIPVNLVKKVMDDLVEFGNVQRGFIGVSIRDVDSKLADEKGLKETQGIYVAGLSEGGAASEAGLKEGDIITKVGEVSVNSTPQLQEQIGRFRPGDKVNVTVIRDGSEKTFAVVLRNKDGDTKVVKNDQVLNLLGGTFENISKDDQAKLGIQGGVKISKLMPGKLRSAGIREGFIITSIDKKPVRTMEDIDNALKTKQGGVLVEGIYPNGLRAYYGFGI; encoded by the coding sequence ATGATTCGTCAATTCAAAAAAGCAATCAGTTTCCTGTTGATAGCAGGTTTGGGTGGAGCCGCAGGCGCATATATCTACTCCTCGTCCTCTTCCACCGGTTTTTCTATCTCTCAAAAGAACAATTCATCCAATGCCGGTGTCCAATATGTAAATATGCCGAATGCAGTGGATGCTGCCTTACCTGATTTTACAAAGGCAGCAGATATGACTGTACATGCAGTAGTGCACGTCAAAACTTTTTATGCAAATAAAAATATGGGTTTTAGCCCTTTTGGGTACAATCCTTTTGATTTCTGGGGAAGACCACAACAAGCACCACAACAAGAATCATCCGGTTCAGGCGTTATCATCACTGATGATGGATATATTGTCACCAATAACCATGTTGTTGAAAATGCTGAAAAGGTGGAAGTCACAATGAATGACAACCGCACTTTTAATGCTAAAGTTGTCGGAACAGATCCTTCAACTGACCTCGCTTTATTGAAAATTGATGAGAAAGGTCTACCCTATGTACCCTATGGAAATTCTGACATTCTGAAAGTTGGAGAATGGGTAATGGCTGTAGGCAATCCGTTCAATCTCACATCAACTGTTACTGCGGGTATTGTGAGTGCAAAAGCCAGAAATATCGGAATCCTTCCGGACCAATTTAAAATTGAATCATTCATTCAAACAGATGCCGCGGTAAATCCCGGAAACAGTGGTGGAGCCCTGGTTAACACACGAGGCGAATTAGTAGGCATTAACTCTGCGATTGCCTCCAATACCGGTTCCTATACGGGTTATTCGTTCGCAATCCCGGTAAACCTCGTTAAAAAAGTCATGGATGATTTGGTTGAATTCGGTAATGTACAAAGAGGTTTTATAGGTGTGAGCATTCGTGATGTGGACAGCAAACTCGCCGATGAAAAAGGGCTGAAAGAAACGCAGGGTATCTATGTCGCCGGATTAAGCGAAGGCGGTGCAGCTTCTGAAGCCGGACTCAAAGAAGGAGATATCATCACAAAGGTTGGAGAAGTGAGTGTAAACTCAACTCCTCAGCTTCAGGAACAAATAGGTCGTTTCCGTCCGGGTGACAAAGTGAATGTTACAGTCATCAGAGATGGATCAGAAAAAACTTTTGCTGTAGTCCTGAGAAACAAAGACGGCGACACAAAAGTCGTTAAAAACGACCAGGTCTTAAATTTACTTGGAGGGACATTCGAAAACATCAGCAAAGATGACCAGGCAAAACTGGGAATTCAGGGTGGGGTAAAAATATCCAAACTGATGCCAGGGAAGCTCAGAAGTGCAGGCATCCGTGAAGGCTTTATCATTACCTCCATTGATAAAAAGCCAGTGCGAACCATGGAAGATATTGACAATGCCTTAAAAACTAAACAAGGCGGTGTTTTGGTTGAAGGAATTTATCCAAACGGATTAAGAGCCTACTACGGGTTTGGAATTTGA
- a CDS encoding RNA polymerase sigma factor RpoD/SigA produces MRQLKITKSITNRESQSLEKYLQEIGREELITAEEEVRLARKIKEGDQNALDRLTKANLRFVVSVAKQYQNQGLSLPDLINEGNLGLIKAAKRFDETRGFKFISYAVWWIRQSILQALAEQSRIVRLPLNQVGSLNKISKAYSKLEQEFEREPSPEELAKILDIPTEKIADTMRVSGKHVSMDAPFVQGEDNSLIDVLENHDSPRADNLLMNESLQKEIERSLSTLTEREREVIKLFFGIGMQHGLTLEEIGAKFDLTRERVRQIKEKAIRRLRHKSRSRLLKAYLG; encoded by the coding sequence ATGCGTCAGCTAAAAATAACCAAATCCATCACCAACCGGGAAAGCCAATCTCTGGAAAAATATCTCCAGGAGATCGGTCGGGAAGAATTGATCACAGCGGAAGAAGAAGTTCGTCTTGCGCGTAAAATCAAGGAAGGTGACCAGAATGCACTTGATCGTCTTACCAAAGCCAACCTTCGTTTCGTTGTTTCGGTAGCGAAGCAATACCAGAATCAGGGTTTGAGTCTGCCGGATTTGATCAATGAAGGCAACCTTGGACTCATTAAAGCGGCTAAACGTTTTGATGAAACCCGTGGATTTAAATTTATCTCCTACGCTGTATGGTGGATTCGTCAGAGTATTCTCCAGGCATTGGCCGAACAAAGCCGTATTGTACGTTTACCATTGAACCAGGTTGGTTCATTGAATAAAATTTCAAAAGCATACTCCAAACTTGAACAGGAATTTGAGCGTGAGCCTTCTCCGGAAGAACTTGCCAAGATTCTGGACATCCCGACTGAAAAAATTGCGGACACGATGCGTGTGAGTGGTAAACACGTTTCGATGGATGCTCCTTTTGTTCAGGGAGAAGACAATAGTCTGATCGACGTATTAGAAAATCACGATTCTCCACGTGCTGATAATCTGTTGATGAATGAATCGCTTCAAAAAGAAATTGAGCGTTCACTCAGTACACTTACAGAGCGTGAAAGAGAAGTAATAAAATTATTTTTTGGAATCGGAATGCAACACGGATTAACACTGGAAGAAATCGGAGCGAAATTCGATCTTACCCGTGAACGTGTACGTCAAATTAAAGAAAAAGCAATACGTCGCCTGCGTCACAAATCCCGCAGCCGTCTATTGAAAGCTTATCTGGGATAA
- a CDS encoding glyceraldehyde-3-phosphate dehydrogenase — MALDSVKDDPKVNHKDKYESELADWIQLEKAAIALIHVAGALWFDKSVELVLFRNQLVDRSASEILNLHQYSKEVVKKPINVLETLTLAKEMNKLELAPSRIDIGRLTAEWLQERKNYKSATEFIGDKLNTFIGKEKRVMIPRDVVLYGFGRIGRLLMRELISQAGKGEQLRLRAVVTRNNSDEDITKRGDLLRNDSVHGSFPGTVIEDYENKALIVNGHTVHMIAANDPATIDYTKYGIHDALIIDNTGVVRDREGLSKHLSSKGVSKVLLTAPGKGDVPNVVYGVNEGNFDHHKETVFSAASCTTNAIVPVLAVIEKTLGIERGHIETIHSYTNDQNLLDNYHAKYRRGRSAALNMVITETGADKAVAKVLPPLAGKLTGNAVRVPTPDVSLAILNLTVRKETSKDGVNEILRDAALSGELVEQIQYSVSNELVSSDLVGNPCASIVDSPATIVSKDNKSMVLYVWYDNEYGYSRQVIRYAKYLADVIRLRYY; from the coding sequence ATGGCACTTGATAGTGTAAAAGATGATCCGAAAGTAAATCACAAAGACAAATACGAATCCGAATTAGCGGATTGGATTCAACTGGAAAAAGCGGCAATTGCCCTGATACATGTGGCAGGTGCTCTTTGGTTTGACAAATCAGTGGAACTTGTTCTTTTCCGAAATCAATTGGTTGATCGCAGTGCAAGTGAAATTCTGAATCTGCACCAGTATTCAAAAGAAGTTGTGAAAAAGCCAATCAATGTCCTGGAAACTTTGACTCTTGCCAAAGAAATGAACAAACTTGAACTGGCTCCATCCAGAATCGACATTGGCCGTCTCACTGCAGAGTGGCTTCAGGAGCGCAAGAATTACAAATCAGCAACTGAATTTATCGGAGATAAACTCAACACATTTATTGGAAAAGAGAAAAGAGTAATGATTCCAAGAGATGTTGTGCTCTACGGATTTGGTCGTATCGGCCGTTTGCTGATGCGTGAACTTATATCCCAGGCCGGAAAAGGAGAACAACTCCGTTTACGTGCAGTCGTTACCCGTAACAATAGTGATGAAGATATAACCAAGCGTGGGGATCTTCTCCGTAATGATTCGGTTCACGGATCTTTTCCCGGTACCGTGATTGAAGATTATGAAAACAAAGCGTTGATTGTGAATGGACATACCGTTCATATGATTGCCGCTAACGATCCTGCTACAATAGATTATACGAAATACGGAATCCACGATGCATTGATCATTGATAATACAGGTGTGGTCAGGGATCGTGAAGGCCTCAGTAAACATCTGAGCTCTAAGGGAGTCTCCAAAGTCCTTCTTACCGCTCCCGGAAAAGGTGACGTTCCGAATGTTGTGTATGGTGTGAATGAAGGGAATTTTGATCACCACAAAGAAACGGTGTTCTCCGCAGCTTCATGTACAACCAACGCTATTGTACCGGTGCTGGCGGTTATTGAAAAAACACTTGGAATTGAAAGAGGACATATTGAAACTATCCACTCTTATACCAACGACCAGAACCTTCTTGACAATTACCACGCGAAATACCGACGTGGCCGCTCAGCTGCTCTCAACATGGTGATTACTGAAACCGGAGCGGATAAAGCCGTAGCAAAAGTACTTCCTCCGCTTGCCGGCAAATTGACCGGTAACGCGGTGCGTGTACCAACCCCTGACGTCTCACTTGCCATTTTGAATCTCACTGTACGAAAAGAAACATCGAAAGATGGAGTGAATGAAATTCTGCGCGATGCCGCTTTGAGCGGTGAGCTGGTGGAACAAATTCAATACTCCGTTTCAAATGAATTGGTTTCTTCAGACCTTGTCGGAAACCCTTGCGCTTCAATTGTAGACAGTCCGGCGACTATTGTTTCGAAAGATAACAAGAGCATGGTTTTGTATGTATGGTACGATAACGAATACGGTTACAGCCGTCAGGTAATCCGTTATGCCAAATATCTTGCGGATGTTATACGCCTCCGCTATTATTAA